CTGTTGTGGAGCATGCTGGAACTGAGAGGCACATCGAGCTTTGCCAGAGGAAGGGAATCGACCCTGGTGATGTTCTGGACAAGAATAAGATTCCCAACAAGTTGCGCATAgctaaaagaaaacaaatttcaagGGATGGGTATAGATGCAAGATTTGtgatatctatttaaaaagtaaagagaGTAAGGATTCACACATTGAAAAAGCATTCCATGTCGATAAGTGTCAAGAGCTTGGGGTGGATCCTGCTGGGGACCACTTTGAAGATTACAATGATGAAAAGAAGTTGAAGAAAAAGGTTAAAACATGGCAACAGGAGCGGGTGAAGAAACCTAAAGAGATGAAAAGGGACAAAGTAATCACAACAAGGAAGAAGAGACGAGTCATGATTGAACTCCAAGGTGTGAAAGTTCCTAAAATGGTTGCATTTGGCTGTCTGGTGTGCGGTGTGGATTTGAGTGACAGGACTCAAACCATAGATCATCTGAACACTTCAAAACACATCATAAACTGTGTATGTAGAGGAATTCATTCGGGTCCTGCTAATCTTAAAATCATAATTGATGATTATCATTCAGTGATTGGGAAATCCATAGCAGAACTTCTAGGAATCCCCTCTACTTCCACGTTCCCGCTATCAGAGACAGACAAAACGCTTTATCAGAAACAGATACAAGAGGCAGAATCTGCAAAAACACGGAAAAAGAGGATTTCAGTAGAAGCAACAAAAACCCTTGAGAACACCATCGACCTCCTAGAGAAGAAGCTGTTCAGCCCTGGCACTTTGAAAACAGTATCGCCACAGAAACCATCACGAAGCTATACACAGGGACAGCCAATCTCCAGTGGTGATATATCGACCTCAAACAATTCACAAAATGACGTTTATCAATCGAATTCGGTTTCCTTTAATGTTGCTATTCCTGTGTACCAAGGTACATTCGTGCCACCGTCACCAAGTAGCAAAAAGAGGACGGCAGTTCGCAACGTACCTATGCAGAGTGTGATCGACGAGGGACAAGTGATAGCGGAGGACCAGATTCTCTATGATGACGTCACAGAGGTGCCCGATATCTCCCAGAACACGGCTTTAGCAGCCTTTGGCACAGAAGCAGCAAATTTAGACTCGTTCAAGTAGTTCtcaagaattttaaattttctttgttaaagAGAGTTTTAAAGGAATTTGCCTCTTTTTTAAACGTTACATTGTTTATTATTGGATAAATCTTATTGGAAAGATTTGGAATTTTCAACCATTATAATTATAATGGTAAAACTCAAAATGCATGCAATAGAAGAACATTTAGACTGATTTTGCTTCTACAGAATAAGCTTTATTTTGACATTCTTTTCTATTTCGATAGATAATGACTGTTTTGTTCATTACTGTTTGCGAACTATTTGTTAAGGAGTTCATTCATTTGATAATTGCCGGAAACACTTGTAACATATGTCCAGTATCGCACAAGGTTATTGCGAGACTTGTCACATGCACGAAGTTTTTGGCTGTCTTCTAGGCTTGTTgtaagttttgttttatataatcattttgTTCAATTATCTGTACAATAATAAAGTATTACCATGACTTGAATATTGTTTCCTTTGAAATCACGAAATGGAATGTGTAATGATACAATTTAGTACTTGTAGTTTCATAGGGGATTAAGTATTTGATTTAGATTGTCGATTGTTGACTTCAGTagaattatgatatatttgagaTAAGTCTAAATTGATGCGCAGTTTAGAACAATTATATACCCATCCCCCTTCGAGTATTGGCGTCGTTAATCGCCTGTAGTGTATAATAGCATTGCATTGTAGTGTTTTTTAGTGATGCTACAGATGGGTTGGTTTTCTCACAACAAGcgcatcttttttattttatttttttaaatatggtaagtttgtttttcaaaaagataAGAATGTGATTATGGCTCCATATATGGTTTATTGCACAAAACTTGACtagaaagaaaatttgatttttttttatacaaacgaGTGGGACGCCAAGACATAATTAATTGTGTAAGGATTTGCTGcgaaaacattattttctttcagtATGTGCATCACTTACCCTTCCCACCTTAAGTGTGTAAATGATAATTGCTTCAAAGGGAGAGGGGAGGTGTTTGGTGCGCGTTCTCTTTAATTTAAACATCCCCCCCCgctacacacacacacacacgcagaAATAGTCTGATGTTTTGGGGTGTACATGGTTTTAACTCTGTGTAAGTGAaagtttatgaataaaattatgGGGAAAAACTCCGTGAAAGTGTGAATTTAAAAGATTAGTTCAATGTGCCACTTTAATAGACACAATATCTACTCTACACGGAAATGAGGTGACAAAACAATATGGATATGGAAAAAtaacattataattataaacatacaaaccctaattattttttataaacgaATTGTGCCCTCCACCCGACTTTTTGGGACACTGCCAACAGAATATATTAAGGAAAGTTAATATACCGACCAACTTGAATATACGAGGAATTTATAGACCCCCACCCAACGgaccaaaattttaatattagtGAAGTTAGAGTCACTGTGTTCAATCCCCCAACCACTTTAAAAAGCTCTGCTACGTCGTTCATGAAATCCGCCCTTTTGACATATCAGATATTGTAATATGCGTTTGAATactgaaaaaaagatatttatatgtGTACATACATGATATATCCCCataaatgtgcttaaaaattTAGCAAATATTTTAGTTATCATATCCGATCCTGTTATTGTGAAGTGCATATTGAAGAGTTTGCTTCCTATAATTAAGTATTcgtataaatattgtaaaatcgtttttatagaattttgaataaatagaTCAAACTCAAAATAGATAGAATAATATTTTAaccatatataaacaaagatAAATTATATCCCGGTTGATCGATAGATTGGAACTGCGAAATTTCCTTTGACGTTTGTGTCACAAGGTCTGTTTCCGATTTGAAAGTGCATAGAGAACTCGTCTGTTGGTAAGGTCTTTTTGGTTATTTTGCAAAATCTATCATCCGGTATTGGTAagaaaatttttgtttgaaagaaaaaaattgtacataaaaatcaatcgaaattttttgacatttttatgaaatatttgacGAGAAGCTGTACGGGTAGGAACACTGTGGTTTTTTAATGTATCGGGAATGGGTATACCGGTATAAGATTGTCCTAAAgatttcaagtacatgtatagcttTATTCAAAAAGGGTTTccatattaattaatattaatcgtttgtaatatatttgaatattcaCATTTTCAAATGTCTTTGTCTTTGAATAAACTACGTAACGATTTTGCATAGTCCAGTACATTTCGTGATTTTCATCAATGACTTTTAATATAAAATCGTATAATtactaaaaattataaaaggaaCCATTCTTTTCATAATCAAAGAATAATACATTATTCCTTAATCCATACCTGATACCGAATTACGTAACACAATCTGTCATCTAATAAAGtcacaaatatattataagtGGGAATATGATTCATAATGTGTGTACaagtttaatttcattgaatgtaattttcatatttgactTAAGTGTGTATTATAACTGTTCGACATTTTACTACATTATATTTAGGTACACCACTCGAGCAAATATTCATGAACGGGAAATCCCCTCATTTACTTCCTCTTTTGAGATATCCTGTTCGATTTCGCTATACTTATGTTTTAATATAGTTAATGACTATCATAATTGCTTAAAATTGACGTGTTTGCATTTAAGTCGCACCCGACATTTAGATATTGATTTTTCCTTAATGAATCAGGATTTTTTCTTACTGGGAGATCTTGGTTATAACTCCCACACGTgctaatattttacaatatatggTCTTGGGAGAAGTCATTCAGCGATGTTGCATGTTTATGGCCAAGAACAAAACTATAGGATTAGTCTATACCCCACAAGTGTTTCCTTACAAGAGGCTTAACCTAGCCTTATATCATGCGGAGCACTGCCGATAAAATCAATTTCTGTTCTCTTGTTACAGctgtataaagtaaataattcCCAAGTGATCGGATTCAAACATGAGCATGAAGAAGAAGCAGTCGGATGGTATTAAACAACAGGCCATTCATATCCTCTCCATGATGAAAAAACAGAACGAGAAGTTGGAGgacaaaatgaaaaagttgGTCAAAACGGATATAGTTACTGCCAAAAGAGTGTTCGAATCGGACGTGGACGGGTGGACGCCCGTACATGCCTGTACCCTGAAAGGAAGCAAGAACCTGCTGAAAATCATGATCAGTTCCGGAATAGATGTCAATTTCCGAATGGGTCAACCGGAAGGACTTCCCGGGGAGTGTTCCCTGCTCCACATAGCAGCGTACAGGGGCGATGTCAAAATCTGTAAATATCTGATCAGTCGCGGTGCTCGCGTCGACATCCAGGATGGCTGTGACAGGACTCCACTGTATTACGCGCAGACGAAACAACACAATCGAGTTGTTGAGTTGTTAAAGCAGAAGGACAGAGGTTTGACTTTGACAAACAAAGATCAGGACATCGTGATGGTGGACGAGTGCCCCACCCCACAACCCAGCAAATTCTGTTTCTTCCCTCAACTGAAAAGTTgacataattatgtttttacatGCTATGGATTGCTCGGAcgacttatttatttttatttaatttgttgaagttttttttgcaattgaaaGAATTGTTATAAGAGTATGGTATTCACTTTTAAGATTTATTATTCAACATGAGTTTCGATAAACAATTTTTGTCACTTTTAGTGCAGGATGTaatattgtaaatgtattataacatatacatgtaatattgaagAATACCATCTTAATGTTCACTGTAGTGTACGTAGAATCTAATATAGTACGCAGAatcgtgtgtgtgtgtgtgtgaatatatatatatatatatataatttttttgcacAGATTGTGTCAAAACCATGTGCGTAGAATACAATCGTTTTAACTGAATTTGACATTATATTAGTtatgagttttactgtacagtGCCCAATTGTGAGTGTAACACGTTTTGTTTTCAACAATGTGCTACAGTACCATTGTGAATGACAAGACCCCCTTACACGTTGTACATGTGTTACTGTTAAATACTAGTTCATGTAGTTGAATCTGTTTGAATGGTCGATTTGCAGTTTTGAAGTTTTTGATGCTATTATTCGAAATCAATTCAttgttatttaaatcaaaatagttCAATTTTGACatattctgaaattaaaaaaagaacaccTTGAAACAATTTAGTACGTTTTGTTTACGATGTTGTTATAATCATAGGCGCACCCGTCTAAATCAGtgtaagataaaaatgtttatcctCAAACTACAAAATGTCTGCAACTAGCTGACATCATAAACTCTTGACCGAGAGTAACTATAGTTTTGAACTACACCCTTTTCTAAAACatatagtttatttttaaaataaaggttACCGCCTTAAGGTAAACTTCTAAACAGCAATAGTTCTAATAATCTAGAGgaaataaataactttaaagAGTATACGATAGTCATTAGCTGTATTTCAACTTAACATTTGATTTTGGATAGTTCTAAATGAAAGTAGCTTGGACATTAATTTTACCATATGGTTGGAAATTCAAGGAATTATTGGTAGCACTGAAAGTCTGAAAGGGAGTTGTGTGCGTACACGGCCACGTACACACCTACGTTGATCGCTTGAAAAGAACAGGAATTCGAATTTGGAGTATAACGATGATAGAGAATCAAGGAAAAACTTTATTGTTCTTAACAGAACTAATATATATGTCATGAAATTTTGATCACGAGAATTCATTATGATATGCTCTGGTTGACCCacattaattcatattaataagAGTTTAATGATATTCCCATGTAAgaatcttgaattttttttccagaggtGGTCCAAGGGATAATTGTGTTTCCCGTGAgataagggtttttttttttgggggggggggggggttattgtCAAAAAAGGGAGGTGGTGGCGAATCATCAGTTCAAAGTGTCTATgcaaaatataactaaaacaTGTGTGATGTCTTCATGGTTTAATCGTTTTGAACAATACAGCTCAACCTCTCACAAAAAACAGCATAGAAATCAAGGGGCGTCGGGATCCGCCACGCAGTGACATTTTCCGTCGATACAGCGCCGCCTGTCGGGGTTGGCGCAATGCATCGTGCCTATCCCAGGCAGAGTAATGAACGTGTTATAGTAGGTGCAGGGACATTCTGGAATAgcgatatgtaaacaaaaaacaatactTGTGTTATATTACAAAGTATTGACGTGTAATCATAATCTAATTATGGTTGGTTTCTTCTTCAGTTATGTTTATTTAAGAACCAATCCTTTGCTCCACCGAAGGattataaagaaatattatatCACGTACAAGGATGATCTATATCAAGCATCGAGATGATGAAGTAATATCGAGACAGTATACCCTTTTTTATACACAAGAGGTCTTTATTTATAATAGCATTGACGAatgaataacaaattttaagcgtataacttaaggtggtatgggtcacttccatgttgtgacgtattgttgatcgaaatgaacaataaaactaagtgtaattatatatgtagtttctttcccaatattgtcacctaacagcgtagcgcagtgggttagagggtttactactaatctgtaagtcatgatcAGTTCAAATCACGCTggggatttaaaaattttacctctccaaatattttaaaagctagttttttggttaaatattgtaaaatttgaaaattctaaaccggtgaaagtatttcaattataatgtactttaatttacattaatatcgacagatgtcccataccatgCACCTTAAGTTTGAAATGCTGCAATAACACAATTGCTTAAAGGGCATTGCACTCACCTGAAGAACTGGTTGTTTTTACAGTGACGAAAGAAGTTGTTTGTGAAGAAATTGTTGTTGGTTTGGTAGTTGTTGGCATTGTTGTTGTTTCGGTTGTAGTTGGCAATGTAGTTGGCTTGGTAGTTGTTGGCAATGTTGTTGGTTTGGTAGTTGTTGGCAATGTAGATGGTTTTGTAGTTGGCTTGGTAGTTGTTGGCAATATTGGTTTGGTCGTAGTTGGCAATGTTGATGGTTTCGTAGTTGTTGGCAACGTTGTTGGTTTAGTAGTTGTTGGCATTGTTGTTGGTTTGGTAGTTGGCTTGGTACTTGTTGCTCGCTCAATAGTCGTCAATTTCATAGTTGTTGATTTGATTTCTGTTGACAAAACTGGTTTTGGTGTTGAAGACTGCGTTGTAGATGGTAATAAAGAAGTTGTTGTTGTCGGTAATGTTGTTGATGACTGTGTTGTTGATGGTTGCGGTGTTGTTGATTGCTGGGTTGTTGTTGTCGGTAACGTTGTAGATGACTGCGTTGTTGAGGGTTGTGGCGTGGTCGATGTTTGAGTTGTAGTTGTCGGTAATGTTGTGGATGACTGCGTTGTAGAGGGGGATGGTGTCGTGGATTGCTGGGTTGTTGTTGTCGGCAGTGTTGTCGAAGCTTGTGTTGTTGAGGGCAGTGGAGTTGTCGGTAATTCGGTTGTGGTTGTCGTATGTCCGTGTCCTCCATGGCTATGTGTCGTGTGGTTCACTGACACTGTTAGAATTGTCAAAACATTAGTTCAACTAAATACGTCAAAATTGGGTCGGAATGTCAATGAACAATGGATACCATcttgcacacacacacacacactctctctctctctctctctctctctctctctctctctctctctcttacctcCATGAGCAGACGACTGATGACAAATGCAGTGGAAGTGTTCACAGCTGGCTCCCTGGTTGGAGGAACACACATGCGATGTACAGTCTGCGTCGTTATGACACCCTATTAAAAATATAGTActtaaaatcaaagtattgcAATA
This genomic window from Magallana gigas chromosome 5, xbMagGiga1.1, whole genome shotgun sequence contains:
- the LOC105333492 gene encoding ankyrin repeat-containing protein DDB_G0279043, yielding MSMKKKQSDGIKQQAIHILSMMKKQNEKLEDKMKKLVKTDIVTAKRVFESDVDGWTPVHACTLKGSKNLLKIMISSGIDVNFRMGQPEGLPGECSLLHIAAYRGDVKICKYLISRGARVDIQDGCDRTPLYYAQTKQHNRVVELLKQKDRGLTLTNKDQDIVMVDECPTPQPSKFCFFPQLKS
- the LOC117692687 gene encoding salivary glue protein Sgs-3 — translated: MLRIYVAFFLVTGCLSLAIREYQEDGVQGLRRDAVSNGCHNDADCTSHVCSSNQGASCEHFHCICHQSSAHGVSVNHTTHSHGGHGHTTTTTELPTTPLPSTTQASTTLPTTTTQQSTTPSPSTTQSSTTLPTTTTQTSTTPQPSTTQSSTTLPTTTTQQSTTPQPSTTQSSTTLPTTTTSLLPSTTQSSTPKPVLSTEIKSTTMKLTTIERATSTKPTTKPTTMPTTTKPTTLPTTTKPSTLPTTTKPILPTTTKPTTKPSTLPTTTKPTTLPTTTKPTTLPTTTETTTMPTTTKPTTISSQTTSFVTVKTTSSSECPCTYYNTFITLPGIGTMHCANPDRRRCIDGKCHCVADPDAP